One Trichormus variabilis 0441 genomic window, GATACCCTCAGAGGATTTAATGGTAATGATGTCTTATTTGGTGAACAAGGTGACGACCGTTTTGAAGGTGGTGCTGGTAATGACACATTCTATGGTGGCGCTGGTAATGATATCGCCGTTTACTCAGGTACTCGTTCTCAATATCAAGTAACCAGTAGTGGAGGTGTTTTTACAGTTACCGATACAGTGGCTAATCGTGATGGCGTAGATACATTACGTGAAGTTGAACAAATACAATTTTCAGATCAAACTATAACCATTGGTAATACCTCTCCAACTATCACCCTAGCCGTATCTCCAGCTAGCGTTACCGAAGACGGAACCCCAAATCTAATTTACACTTTCACCCGCACTGGCAGCACTACCAACGCCTTAACTGTTAACTATAGCGTTGCTGGGACAGCTACCCTCAACACTGACTATGCTCAAAGTGGCGCTACTAGTTTCACTGCTACCACGGGTACCATTACCTTTGCGGCGGGTGCAAGTACAGCCATCTTAACGATTAATCCTACCGCAGATACCACCGTCGAAAGTAACGAAACCGTTGCTTTAACTTTAGCAACCGGCACAGGTTATACAGTCGGGACAACAACAGCCGTCACTGGAACCATTACTAATGATGATACCTCACCTACTGGCATTACTATCAATCTCAGTGGTAGTCAAACCATAGTCGAAGGTAGTACCAGTCCTCAAAACGTTACATATACCGTTACTCTTTCCCAAGCCAGCAGTCAAATTATCACCGTGCAATATGCCACCGCTAATGGTACAGCTACAGCAGGTTCGGACTATACAAGCACAACAGGAACTCTGACTTTCAACCCAGGGGAAACCAGTAAAGTCATCAATATCCCCATTCTCAATGATTCAGTTAATGAGGCAAATGAAACCTTTACGCTGAGGTTGACTTCTCCCACCAATGCTACTCTTGGGACAACCAATACTGTTACCACAACTATCACCGATACCCTCAGTGCTTCTGTGACTACCACTTTGCCAACCAATGTGGAAAACCTCACCCTCACAGGAACAGCAGCAATTAACGGTACAGGTAATGCCGGAAATAATGTCCTTACTGGTAATAGTGGCAATAATATTCTTTCTGGTGGCGCTGGAAACGATACTTATGCCTTTGTAGCTAATGCTGCCTTGGGAACGGACACCATTACAGAAACCGCTACAGGTGGTATTGACACTATTGACTTCAGTGGTAGTACGGGTGCTGTCAGGGTGAATTTGGGTGTGACTACATCACAAACGGTGAATAGCAACCTCAAACTGATTCTCTCTGCTAATAACGTCATCGAAAATGCTACAGGTGGTACAGGTAATGACAGGCTCACTGGTAATGCTTTAAATAATATTCTGGCTGGTGGTAACGGAAACGACCAACTGCAAGGATTAGCTGGAAATGATACCCTCTGGGGTGGATTGGGGGATGATATTCTGACTGGTGGCGCTGGTCAGGATAAATATCTATTCCAAAGTAGTGGTGTTTTTAGTTCCAGCTTAGGGGTTGATTACATTAGCCAGTTTGATGTGGGACAAGACCAAATTGTGTTGAGTAAAGCTACATTTAATGCTGTTACTAATAGCGCAGGACAGGCTTTAACTGATTTTGCCGTTGTCAGTGATGATGAATTTGTTAATGCTAGTAGTGCGCGGATTGTCTATAGCCAAGGTAGTGGTAGCTTATTCTACAATCGAGACGGTAATGTTCTGGGTACAGGTACAGTGTTTGAGTTTGCTCGTTTAGGTAATCCTGATATTACTTTAAGTAGTAGCGATTTTAGTTTAATTGCCTAGCCATCATAGATACCCGACTTTTTTGAAAAGTCGGGTATCTTGTTTTTCACAAGGTAATTAAGAAAAGGCGATCGCTCCCATCAACCGAGTAAGATTCTATTGTGCAGGTTTAGCAATATCGCCTACTTTGAATTTACCGCCAGTAGTGATTTTCCCAACGCTAGACGTAGCATCCACATCAACTAGTTGAATCATGCCTAATGGTTGAGTAACACTGCGTATAACTTTACCTGTGGTCGGGTCTTTCACTTGTTTTGTCACTCGCTCAATGGAAAGTTTCATCCCGACTCGATAACCGTCTGATTGACCTTTGTTTAAAATCACAGTATTTCCTGTGACATCGGCTACAGTTGCGTTAACACTGGGTAAAGCTTTTGGTAAAGCGGCTAAATTGGTTGATTTTGTATTTAATTCAGTGATGACTTGATCGATCGCTTTTTCCGTGGCTTTGGTGAGTAATTTGCCTTCATTACTAGTAGAGGAACCTCCACCAATACCCAGTACGCTGACTTGAGTGTCTGACTGACTCTCATTCCCATTACCTTCAGCTACAAATAATATTTCGGCTGTAGTTGTATTGACTACGCGAATATTCAACTTGACTAAAGCATCAGTATCGGTACTTGCTGCACCAAATCCTAAAAAGCCGCCTCCAGAACGCCGTTGTTGAACGTCGAATTGAGTAACTGAGCCGATGACAACCGCCTCAACGCCTAAAATGCGGCCAATTTTTGCGGCTGTACTAGCATCAACTCGCCCAGAATCACCTAAATCTTGTTCTCTTAAAATAGCTTCTAATTGGCTACGTTCCACGACAACAAAATTACCGCTTTTCACTAACCTATTTACAAGGATGTCACTGACACCCTTACTACCTGCGGGAAAAAGTGATAGGTAACTGGGGTTGCTGACGCTACTAAAATCAAAATCGAGAATGGCAATTCTGACTTTTTCGGATGGGGAACTGCTTTGTTGTGCTAGTTGGAAAGATTGTGTTTGTTTGGCGTTAGCTGGTTGTAGAGAAAAGGTTCCGGTCTTTAGGGTGAAATATGCAGCGATCGCTGGTAAACATAAGCCCAAGATTATAGACTTATTTTGAGATAATTTGCTGTGATTCATCTGTTGAGCCTAATTAAGTAAATGTTATGACATTCCGCTTTTCTTTGAAATTACCTGCATAAAATAGGGAACACACAACAAGTCTTGTCTATTTGGAATTTTTCAGCGCCAACACAGACTACGCCAGTAAAAATCAAATAGGAGTTATATATATGCGGAAGAATGAAAAATTCACATATGAGAATTTTTCATGAAGTTAATTATCTTTATCGCTACAGCACCTAAACACATATTATAAATTATCAGGAATTATGATTTTGCACTTTTATGCCAATATTTTGGCATCGTTAGCAACTATTTTGATGATCAATAGTCCTAAGCTAAAAACTGCCAACTGACACGCACAGCGCAATAAAAAAGGGCAGGCATTATGCCCACCCTATAGTTAATGTAAGAGAATATTCTGTTGCTATTAACCCAACAATTGTTTAGCTTTAGCTAATACATTATCAACGGTAAAGCCAAATTTCTCCAAACAAATGCCGCCAGGAGCAGAAGCACCGAAGCGGTCTATAGTTACAACATCGCCTTCACTACCAATATATTTGTGCCAGCCGAAACTGCTAGCCGCTTCTACAGCTAAACGCTTGGTGACAGCTTTAGGTAGAACTGATTCTTTGTAAGCTGCATCTTGGGCATCAAATAAATCCCAAGCAGCCAAGGAAACTACACGAACTTTCTTGCCTTCAGCTTTAAGTTTCTCGGCTGCGGTGACACAGAGGCTCAATTCTGAACCAGTACCAATCAGGATTAAATCTGGTGTGCCATCGGTATCTACAACTATGTATCCGCCCTTAGCTACGTTATCAATCGATGTACCTGCCAAGTTGGGAACATTTTGACGAGTAAACGCCAACAAAGTGGGAGCATTGTTCTTAGCTCTCTCAATTGCTACTTTGTAAGCGCCGGAGGTTTCATTACCGTCGGCGGGACGAATTACTGTCAGGTTAGGAATAGCACGGAGTGAAGCCAGAGTTTCAATTGGTTGGTGGGTGGGGCCGTCTTCACCTTGACCGATGGAGTCGTGGGTCATGACCCAAATTGCACCGGCTTGAGACAGGGCAGACAAGCGGATGGGAGCGCGCATATAATCACTGAAGATTAAGAAAGTAGCGCCGTAGGGAATTAATCCCGAACCATGCAGTGCAATACCGTTACAGATTGCGCCCATACCATGTTCCCGGACACCAAAGTGGATGTTGGGATTTTGGTATTGTCCTTTTTGGAAGTCGCCTTTGCCCTTGATTTCGGTGAGGTTGGAATGGGTCAAGTCAGCCGAACCACCAATGAGTTCAGGTAGAACCGCCGCCAATTTGTTGAGGCAGGTTTCTGAATGCTTACGGGTGGGAAGTCCTTTATCTTCGGGGGTGTAGGATGGTAATACCTTATCCCAGCCGTCAGCCAGTTTGCCGCTTAAGTGACGCTCAAATTCAGCTGCTTCTTGGGGATATTTAGCTTTGTAGTCTGCGTAGGTTTTGTTCCAGTCAGATTCGTAGCCTGCACCGCGCTCTACTGCTTTACGGGTATAGTTGAGGACATCTTCGGGAACAACAAATGGGTCGTGTGACCAACCCAGATTTTGACGAGTTAAGGCTACTTCGTCTCCACCCAATGCTGCACCGTGAACACCAGCAGTATTAGATTTGTTGGGGGAACCGTAACCGATAATGGTTGTCACCTTAATCAAGGTGGGCTTATCGGTGACAGCTTTTGCCTCTTCAATGGCTTTATGAATTGCTTCTAAATCGGTGTTGCCATCTTTAACATGGATGACGTGCCAGCCATAAGATTCAAAACGCTGGGAAACATCTTCGGTAAAGGCTACATCTGTAGAACCATCGATAGAGATGTGGTTGTCGTCGTACAGGGCGATCAGTTTACCTAATCCCCAGTGTCCAGCCAGGGAGGCAGCTTCACCGGAAACGCCTTCCATGTTGCAACCATCACCTAAAATTACATAAGTATAATGGTCAACAATTTTGGCATCGGGTTTGTTGAACTTAGCTGCGAGGTGAGCTTCTGCGAGCGCTAAACCAACACCATTGGCAATACCTTGACCTAGTGGCCCGGTGGTGACTTCTACGCCTGCGGTCATGAAGTTTTCTGGGTGTCCGGGGGTTTTGGATTCCCACTGGCGGAATTGCTTGATATCTTCAATACTGACGCTATCGTAGCCTGTCAGGTAGAGCAGGGCATACTGCAACATGGAACCATGACCGGCAGACAAAACAAAGCGATCGCGGTTAAACCATTTGGGATTTTTCGGGTTATACCGCATAAAGCGGTTCCACAGCACAAAAGCCATTGGAGCCGCGCCCATCGGTAGTCCGGGGTGTCCCGATTTTGCTTTTTCTATGGCATCAACAGCCAAGAAACGAATTGCATTAATAGAAAGTTCTTCGAGGGATTGGGTTGCAACAGCCATAATCTCTTGTTCTTAACGACGGGTTAGCACTCTTCAAGCTACTTTTACTGGGGTTATTTTTCTCAGCTAGCAATTAACAGTTAACAATTATCAAGATAGGATTCACTACTGATGACTGATACTGAATAAATGACAACTGATTTTCATTCCCCTACGTTATCCTCATCATCCCATTCCCGATTGTCCGTGGACAAGCGGGATCTCCTGAGTTTGTGGTAATTTATCAAGCCAAGAATCTGGTCACGCTGAACCCTTGGCTGGGTCGGGAATGATATCTATGATACTTTTAGCTGGTTGATTTCAGGAGAGCCGACAAGTGGAGAGTGGGGAGATATGAAAGATATAAAATCAAAAGTTTTTCTCCCTACCTCTTGCCTTATTCACACGTACTTTTTGAAAGCTAGTGTGACATTATGACCACCAAATCCAAAAGAATTAGACAATGCTACCTGGACTTTGTGAGCGCGACTAGAGTCAGGCACGTAGTCTAGGTCACAATCTGGGTCAAGGTTTTGAATATTAATTGTAGGTGGAATTTGGTCGTGAGCAGTTGCCAACACTGTGGCTACAGCTTCAATACCTCCAGAACCACCCAAAAGATGACCTGTCATCGATTTGGTGGAGCTGACTGCTATTTTATAAGCGTGGTCTCCTAGCGCTCGTTTAATCGCTGCGGTTTCAGTGGTATCGTTTGCTGAAGTGCTGGTGCCGTGAGCATTAATGTAGCTAACTTGTTCTGGGGTGATGTTTGCGTCTTTGAGTGCCAGTTGGATGGCTCTGGAGGCTCCTTCGCCGCCCGGAACTGGGGATGTCATGTGGTAAGCATCGCAAGTCATACCATAACCAACAATTTCGGCATAAATGCGAGCGCCGCGACTTATGGCGTGTTGCAGCTCTTCCAGAATCAGAACTCCCGCACCTTCACCCATGACAAATCCATCGCGATCGCGGTCAAAGGGACGACAAGCATGAGCAGGGTCATCATTGCGAGTTGATAACGCCCGTGCAGCCGCAAACCCAGCTACACCTAATGGTGTAATTGCTGCCTCAGCCCCACCGCAAATCATGGCTTGGGCATAACCGCCTTGAACTAGGCGGAAAGCGTCGCCGATCGCATTAGAGCCTGCGGCGCAAGCGGTGACGGTACAGTTATTTGGACCCTTAGCACCAGTGTGAATTGCTGTCAGTCCAGCCGCCATGTTGGCGATCATCATGGGAATCATGAAGGGACTACAGCGATCGGGACCACGGTTGAGATAGATGGTTTGCTGGTCTTCCATGACCTTGAGTCCGCCTACCCCAGAACCAATAATAATCCCCACTTGTTCGGCGTTCAGTTCATTAATGACTAACTGGGAATCCGCAAGTGCTTGTTTGGCTGCTGCAACTGCAAATTGGGAAAACCGATCCATGCGCTTGGCTTCTTTGCGCTCCAAGTACTCATGGGGGTCGAAGTTTTTCACTTCACCAGCAATACGACAATCATGGCTAGACGCATCAAAGTGGGTGATGTAGTCAATGCCATTGCGTCCGCTTAACAATCCTTCCCAATATTCAGAGGCTGTGTTACCAATAGGTGTAATCGCGCCAACACCCGTGACAACAACGCGTTTACGATTATAATCTGTCATGACTCAGTTAAAGGTGGCGAGAAAGCTGCAAAAATTAGGGACTAGAGACTAGGGATTGGGAAGAGGCAGGGGGCAGGGGGCAGGAGGTAGGGGAGGCAGGAAGAGAAGTCGCAAGGAGGGTTTCCCTCCGGGCGAACTTCGGGGAGGCAGGGGGAGAAATTACTCCAAGATTTTCGCCCAACACCCAGTCCCTAGTACCCAATGCCCAGTCCCTAGTACCCAGTACCCAGTACCCAATACCCAGCACCCAGTCCCCAATCCCCAATCGCTGCTTAAGCTGATGCGGCAACTTGGTTATTGATGTAATCCACCGCCTCTTGAACGGTGGTGATTTTCTCTGCGGCTTCATCGGGAATTTCGATCTCAAATTCTTCTTCCAAAGCCATTACTAGTTCTACTGTATCGAGGGAATCAGCCTGTAAATCGTTGGCAAAACTAGCTTCTGGAGTTACTTTGTCAGGGTCTTCCACACTTAGTTGTTCGACAACAATGCTTTTGACTTTTTCAAAAGTTTCTGATTGGCTCATAGATAAAGGTCCTTAACCGGTTGCTATTGTCTGCGCTTTGTGGGCAACATTTTGAGCATATACATCTTATCGGAAAGCGCGATCGTCCGCATAGCGTCCCAGTTCCAAATATAGAATAGGGTGGGCAGTGCTGAGTTTTTAGTCCTGAGTGCTGAGTACGTGTTTTGACCCAGCCCTTGTTTCTTGCTACTTAGCTCTATTGATATAAGCTCGTGCTATGAGCGATTTTTTTGCTAGTCCAGATAAGACTTTGTACTTTGGGCTTTGACCGACTGTCGGTCATCACGCCTACGCTTTGTAAATGCTGTTGTTTACCAATTCTTACTAAATTTTTGGCAAATGTCCAAAAAAAATTACCATTCCTCTTAAGTATGGCCTGTGAGGGGTGATAGAAAAGTTATCATCGGGGCAGTTGCCCTAAAATAAACCTAATTTTATGCTATCTCAGACACTAAAATATGCTTACTTTCCTGGTTGTGTTGCCCAAGGTGCTTGTCGGGAACTGTATCAGTCTACTCAAGCTCTTACCCAAGCTTTAGGTATTCAACTGATTGAATTGAAAAAAGCTGCCTGCTGTGGTTCTGGCACTTTTAAGGAAGACTCCCAACTGCTAGAAGATACAGTCAATGCTCGTAATATTGCCCTAGCAGAAGAATTAAATTTACCTTTACTAACTCATTGCAGTACTTGTCAGGGTGTGATTGGTCATGTTAATGAGCGTTTGCAAGAATCTCAGACCAGTAACCCTGATTATCTAGAACAGGTGAATGGTCTGTTACACAAAGAAGGTTGTTCACCCTATCAGGGTAGTACAGAGGTGAAACATCTGCTTTACGCTTTAGTCACAGACTACGGCTTAGAGGAAATTACCAAACGTGTGACCCGTAAGCTATCTGGTTTGAAGTGTGCAGCTTTTTATGGCTGCTATCTACTCCGCGCCCAAAAGTTAATGCCTTACGATGATCCTTACAACCCACAAGCGATGGAAAATGTTTTTCAATCTGTGGGGGCAGAGCCAATTTATTATCGTGGACGGACACAATGTTGTGGTTGGCCTTTGTCTAGTTATGCCACTAATGAATCTTTTAAGATGGCGGGGATGCACCTTCAAGATGCCTTAACGGCAGGGGCGGATTGTTTAGTTACCCCTTGTCCTTTATGTCATCTCAATTTAGATTCTCGTCAACCAGAAGTGGAAAAAGTTATCGGTCATAAACTAGGTTTGCCAGTGCTGCACTTACCACAGTTAATTGCTTTGGCATTAGGTGTTAGTCCTGAAGAATTAGGATTAGATCGCCACATTGTTTCGACAAAGCCAGTGTTAGAGAAATTAGGTCTTTAATCGGGACTTTCGGGTTGGGAGGGTGTAGGGGTGTGAGGGTGTGAGGGTGTAAGGAAAAGAAAGATTTATCCCTAAACCCCTAAACCCCTAAACCCCTAAACCCTTGCCACA contains:
- a CDS encoding M10 family metallopeptidase C-terminal domain-containing protein → MDPISGTNGNDNLSGTSGDDIIQGFNGNDTLSGLGGNDRLEGGRGDDTLTGGAGNDVFNFEQLQDNDVVTDFVRGQDKIDVRNLNINDWATLQLLISNDGQDNALITTFSSGSQSRIKLLNINPNLLQASDFIFNTVNLNQTIEGTNFADQLFGGLGNDTLRGFNGNDVLFGEQGDDRFEGGRGDDTFYGGAGNDVFNLEQLQDNDVVIDFVRGQDKIDVRNLNINDWTTLQLLISNDGQDNALITTFFNGSQSRIKLLNINPNLLQASDFIFNTVNLNQTIEGTNFADQLFGGLGNDTLRGFNGNDVLFGEQGDDRFEGGRGDDTFYGGAGNDVFNLEQLQDNDVVIDFVRGQDKIDVRNLNINDWTTLQLLISNDGQDNALITTFFNGSQSRIKLLNINPNLLQASDFIFNTVNLNQTIEGTNFADQLFGGLGNDTLRGFNGNDVLFGEQGDDRFEGGRGDDTFYSGAGNDVFNLEQLQDNDVVIDFVRGQDKIDLRSLNISDWSTLQTLISNDGQNNALITTFFNGSQSQIKLNNINPNLLQASDFIFNTNTVNNNETIDGTNFADQLFGGLGNDTLRGFNGNDVLFGEQGDDRFEGGAGNDTFYGGAGNDIAVYSGTRSQYQVTSSGGVFTVTDTVANRDGVDTLREVEQIQFSDQTITIGNTSPTITLAVSPASVTEDGTPNLIYTFTRTGSTTNALTVNYSVAGTATLNTDYAQSGATSFTATTGTITFAAGASTAILTINPTADTTVESNETVALTLATGTGYTVGTTTAVTGTITNDDTSPTGITINLSGSQTIVEGSTSPQNVTYTVTLSQASSQIITVQYATANGTATAGSDYTSTTGTLTFNPGETSKVINIPILNDSVNEANETFTLRLTSPTNATLGTTNTVTTTITDTLSASVTTTLPTNVENLTLTGTAAINGTGNAGNNVLTGNSGNNILSGGAGNDTYAFVANAALGTDTITETATGGIDTIDFSGSTGAVRVNLGVTTSQTVNSNLKLILSANNVIENATGGTGNDRLTGNALNNILAGGNGNDQLQGLAGNDTLWGGLGDDILTGGAGQDKYLFQSSGVFSSSLGVDYISQFDVGQDQIVLSKATFNAVTNSAGQALTDFAVVSDDEFVNASSARIVYSQGSGSLFYNRDGNVLGTGTVFEFARLGNPDITLSSSDFSLIA
- the fabF gene encoding beta-ketoacyl-ACP synthase II: MTDYNRKRVVVTGVGAITPIGNTASEYWEGLLSGRNGIDYITHFDASSHDCRIAGEVKNFDPHEYLERKEAKRMDRFSQFAVAAAKQALADSQLVINELNAEQVGIIIGSGVGGLKVMEDQQTIYLNRGPDRCSPFMIPMMIANMAAGLTAIHTGAKGPNNCTVTACAAGSNAIGDAFRLVQGGYAQAMICGGAEAAITPLGVAGFAAARALSTRNDDPAHACRPFDRDRDGFVMGEGAGVLILEELQHAISRGARIYAEIVGYGMTCDAYHMTSPVPGGEGASRAIQLALKDANITPEQVSYINAHGTSTSANDTTETAAIKRALGDHAYKIAVSSTKSMTGHLLGGSGGIEAVATVLATAHDQIPPTINIQNLDPDCDLDYVPDSSRAHKVQVALSNSFGFGGHNVTLAFKKYV
- a CDS encoding CsgG/HfaB family protein, translating into MNHSKLSQNKSIILGLCLPAIAAYFTLKTGTFSLQPANAKQTQSFQLAQQSSSPSEKVRIAILDFDFSSVSNPSYLSLFPAGSKGVSDILVNRLVKSGNFVVVERSQLEAILREQDLGDSGRVDASTAAKIGRILGVEAVVIGSVTQFDVQQRRSGGGFLGFGAASTDTDALVKLNIRVVNTTTAEILFVAEGNGNESQSDTQVSVLGIGGGSSTSNEGKLLTKATEKAIDQVITELNTKSTNLAALPKALPSVNATVADVTGNTVILNKGQSDGYRVGMKLSIERVTKQVKDPTTGKVIRSVTQPLGMIQLVDVDATSSVGKITTGGKFKVGDIAKPAQ
- the tkt gene encoding transketolase, translated to MAVATQSLEELSINAIRFLAVDAIEKAKSGHPGLPMGAAPMAFVLWNRFMRYNPKNPKWFNRDRFVLSAGHGSMLQYALLYLTGYDSVSIEDIKQFRQWESKTPGHPENFMTAGVEVTTGPLGQGIANGVGLALAEAHLAAKFNKPDAKIVDHYTYVILGDGCNMEGVSGEAASLAGHWGLGKLIALYDDNHISIDGSTDVAFTEDVSQRFESYGWHVIHVKDGNTDLEAIHKAIEEAKAVTDKPTLIKVTTIIGYGSPNKSNTAGVHGAALGGDEVALTRQNLGWSHDPFVVPEDVLNYTRKAVERGAGYESDWNKTYADYKAKYPQEAAEFERHLSGKLADGWDKVLPSYTPEDKGLPTRKHSETCLNKLAAVLPELIGGSADLTHSNLTEIKGKGDFQKGQYQNPNIHFGVREHGMGAICNGIALHGSGLIPYGATFLIFSDYMRAPIRLSALSQAGAIWVMTHDSIGQGEDGPTHQPIETLASLRAIPNLTVIRPADGNETSGAYKVAIERAKNNAPTLLAFTRQNVPNLAGTSIDNVAKGGYIVVDTDGTPDLILIGTGSELSLCVTAAEKLKAEGKKVRVVSLAAWDLFDAQDAAYKESVLPKAVTKRLAVEAASSFGWHKYIGSEGDVVTIDRFGASAPGGICLEKFGFTVDNVLAKAKQLLG
- the acpP gene encoding acyl carrier protein translates to MSQSETFEKVKSIVVEQLSVEDPDKVTPEASFANDLQADSLDTVELVMALEEEFEIEIPDEAAEKITTVQEAVDYINNQVAASA
- a CDS encoding CoB--CoM heterodisulfide reductase iron-sulfur subunit B family protein yields the protein MLSQTLKYAYFPGCVAQGACRELYQSTQALTQALGIQLIELKKAACCGSGTFKEDSQLLEDTVNARNIALAEELNLPLLTHCSTCQGVIGHVNERLQESQTSNPDYLEQVNGLLHKEGCSPYQGSTEVKHLLYALVTDYGLEEITKRVTRKLSGLKCAAFYGCYLLRAQKLMPYDDPYNPQAMENVFQSVGAEPIYYRGRTQCCGWPLSSYATNESFKMAGMHLQDALTAGADCLVTPCPLCHLNLDSRQPEVEKVIGHKLGLPVLHLPQLIALALGVSPEELGLDRHIVSTKPVLEKLGL